The genomic stretch NNNNNNNNNNNNNNNNNNNNNNNNNNNNNNNNNNNNNNNNNNNNNNNNNNNNNNNNNNNNNNNNNNNNNNNNNNNNNNNNNNNNNNNNNNNNNNNNNNNNNNNNNNNNNNNNNNNNNNNNNNNNNNNNNNNNNNNNNNNNNNNNNNNNNNNNNNNNNNNNNNNNNNNNNNNNNNNNNNNNNNNNNNNNNNNNNNNNNNNNNNNNNNNNNNNNNNNNNNNNNNNNNNNNNNNNNNNNNNNNNNNNNNNNNNNNNNNNNNNNNNNNNNNNNNNNNNNNNNNNNNNNNNNNNNNNNNNNNNNNNNNNNNNNNNNNNNNNNNNNNNNNNNNNNNNNNNNNNNNNNNNNNNNNNNNNNNNNNNNNNNNNNNNNNNNNNNNNNNNNNNNNNNNNNNNNNNNNNNNNNNNNNNNNNNNNNNNNNNNNNNNNNNNNNNNNNNNNNNNNNNNNNNNNNNNNNNNNNNNNNNNNNNNNNNNNNNNNNNNNNNNNNNNNNNNNNNNNNNNNNNNNNNNNNNNNNNNNNNNNNNNNNNNNNNNNNNNNNNNNNNNNNNNNNNNNNNNNNNNNNNNNNNNNNNNNNNNNNNNNNNNNNNNNNNNNNNNNNNNNNNNNNNNNNNNNNNNNNNNNNNNNNNNNNNNNNNNNNNNNNNNNNNNNNNNNNNNNNNNNNNNNNNNNNNNNNNNNNNNNNNNNNNNNNNNNNNNNNNNNNNNNNNNNNNNNNNNNNNNNNNNNNNNNNNNNNNNNNNNNNNNNNNNNNNNNNNNNNNNNNNNNNNNNNNNNNNNNNNNNNNNNNNNNNNNNNNNNNNNNNNNNNNNNNNNNNNNNNNNNNNNNNNNNNNNNNNNNNNNNNNNNNNNNNNNNNNNNNNNNNNNNNNNNNNNNNNNNNNNNNNNNNNNNNNNNNNNNNNNNNNNNNNNNNNNNNNNNNNNNNNNNNNNNNNNNNNNNNNNNNNNNNNNNNNNNNNNNNNNNNNNNNNNNNNNNNNNNNNNNNNNNNNNNNNNNNNNNNNNNNNNNNNNNNNNNNNNNNNNNNNNNNNNNNNNNNNNNNNNNNNNNNNNNNNNNNNNNNNNNNNNNNNNNNNNNNNNNNNNNNNNNNNNNNNNNNNNNNNNNNNNNNNNNNNNNNNNNNNNNNNNNNNNNNNNNNNNNNNNNNNNNNNNNNNNNNNNNNNNNNNNNNNNNNNNNNNNNNNNNNNNNNNNNNNNNNNNNNNNNNNNNNNNNNNNNNNNNNNNNNNNNNNNNNNNNNNNNNNNNNNNNNNNNNNNNNNNNNNNNNNNNNNNNNNNNNNNNNNNNNNNNNNNNNNNNNNNNNNNNNNNNNNNNNNNNNNNNNNNNNNNNNNNNNNNNNNNNNNNNNNNNNNNNNNNNNNNNNNNNNNNNNNNNNNNNNNNNNNNNNNNNNNNNNNNNNNNNNNNNNNNNNNNNNNNNNNNNNNNNNNNNNNNNNNNNNNNNNNNNNNNNNNNNNNNNNNNNNNNNNNNNNNNNNNNNNNNNNNNNNNNNNNNNNNNNNNNNNNNNNNNNNNNNNNNNNNNNNNNNNNNNNNNNNNNNNNNNNNNNNNNNNNNNNNNNNNNNNNNNNNNNNNNNNNNNNNNNNNNNNNNNNNNNNNNNNNNNNNNNNNNNNNNNNNNNNNNNNNNNNNNNNNNNNNNNNNNNNNNNNNNNNNNNNNNNNNNNNNNNNNNNNNNNNNNNNNNNNNNNNNNNNNNNNNNNNNNNNNNNNNNNNNNNNNNNNNNNNNNNNNNNNNNNNNNNNNNNNNNNNNNNNNNNNNNNNNNNNNNNNNNNNNNNNNNNNNNNNNNNNNNNNNNNNNNNNNNNNNNNNNNNNNNNNNNNNNNNNNNNNNNNNNNNNNNNNNNNNNNNNNNNNNNNNNNNNNNNNNNNNNNNNNNNNNNNNNNNNNNNNNNNNNNNNNNNNNNNNNNNNNNNNNNNNNNNNNNNNNNNNNNNNNNNNNNNNNNNNNNNNNNNNNNNNNNNNNNNNNNNNNNNNNNNNNNNNNNNNNNNNNNNNNNNNNNNNNNNNNNNNNNNNNNNNNNNNNNNNNNNNNNNNNNNNNNNNNNNNNNNNNNNNNNNNNNNNNNNNNNNNNNNNNNNNNNNNNNNNNNNNNNNNNNNNNNNNNNNNNNNNNNNNNNNNNNNNNNNNNNNNNNNNNNNNNNNNNNNNNNNNNNNNNNNNNNNNNNNNNNNNNNNNNNNNNNNNNNNNNNNNNNNNNNNNNNNNNNNNNNNNNNNNNNNNNNNNNNNNNNNNNNNNNNNNNNNNNNNNNNNNNNNNNNNNNNNNNNNNNNNNNNNNNNNNNNNNNNNNNNNNNNNNNNNNNNNNNNNNNNNNNNNNNNNNNNNNNNNNNNNNNNNNNNNNNNNNNNNNNNNNNNNNNNNNNNNNNNNNNNNNNNNNNNNNNNNNNNNNNNNNNNNNNNNNNNNNNNNNNNNNNNNNNNNNNNNNNNNNNNNNNNNNNNNNNNNNNNNNNNNNNNNNNNNNNNNNNNNNNNNNNNNNNNNNNNNNNNNNNNNNNNNNNNNNNNNNNNNNNNNNNNNNNNNNNNNNNNNNNNNNNNNNNNNNNNNNNNNNNNNNNNNNNNNNNNNNNNNNNNNNNNNNNNNNNNNNNNNNNNNNNNNNNNNNNNNNNNNNNNNNNNNNNNNNNNNNNNNNNNNNNNNNNNNNNNNNNNNNNNNNNNNNNNNNNNNNNNNNNNNNNNNNNNNNNNNNNNNNNNNNNNNNNNNNNNNNNNNNNNNNNNNNNNNNNNNNNNNNNNNNNNNNNNNNNNNNNNNNNNNNNNNNNNNNNNNNNNNNNNNNNNNNNNNNNNNNNNNNNNNNNNNNNNNNNNNNNNNNNNNNNNNNNNNNNNNNNNNNNNNNNNNNNNNNNNNNNNNNNNNNNNNNNNNNNNNNNNNNNNNNNNNNNNNNNNNNNNNNNNNNNNNNNNNNNNNNNNNNNNNNNNNNNNNNNNNNNNNNNNNNNNNNNNNNNNNNNNNNNNNNNNNNNNNNNNNNNNNNNNNNNNNNNNNNNNNNNNNNNNNNNNNNNNNNNNNNNNNNNNNNNNNNNNNNNNNNNNNNNNNNNNNNNNNNNNNNNNNNNNNNNNNNNNNNNNNNNNNNNNNNNNNNNNNNNNNNNNNNNNNNNNNNNNNNNNNNNNNNNNNNNNNNNNNNNNNNNNNNNNNNNNNNNNNNNNNNNNNNNNNNNNNNNNNNNNNNNNNNNNNNNNNNNNNNNNNNNNNNNNNNNNNNNNNNNNNNNNNNNNNNNNNNNNNNNNNNNNNNNNNNNNNNNNNNNNNNNNNNNNNNNNNNNNNNNNNNNNNNNNNNNNNNNNNNNNNNNNNNNNNNNNNNNNNNNNNNNNNNNNNNNNNNNNNNNNNNNNNNNNNNNNNNNNNNNNNNNNNNNNNNNNNNNNNNNNNNNNNNNNNNNNNNNNNNNNNNNNNNNNNNNNNNNNNNNNNNNNNNNNNNNNNNNNNNNNNNNNNNNNNNNNNNNNNNNNNNNNNNNNNNNNNNNNNNNNNNNNNNNNNNNNNNNNNNNNNNNNNNNNNNNNNNNNNNNNNNNNNNNNNNNNNNNNNNNNNNNNNNNNNNNNNNNNNNNNNNNNNNNNNNNNNNNNNNNNNNNNNNNNNNNNNNNNNNNNNNNNNNNNNNNNNNNNNNNNNNNNNNNNNNNNNNNNNNNNNNNNNNNNNNNNNNNNNNNNNNNNNNNNNNNNNNNNNNNNNNNNNNNNNNNNNNNNNNNNNNNNNNNNNNNNNNNNNNNNNNNNNNNNNNNNNNNNNNNNNNNNNNNNNNNNNNNNNNNNNNNNNNNNNNNNNNNNNNNNNNNNNNNNNNNNNNNNNNNNNNNNNNNNNNNNNNNNNNNNNNNNNNNNNNNNNNNNNNNNNNNNNNNNNNNNNNNNNNNNNNNNNNNNNNNNNNNNNNNNNNNNNNNNNNNNNNNNNNNNNNNNNNNNNNNNNNNNNNNNNNNNNNNNNNNNNNNNNNNNNNNNNNNNNNNNNNNNNNNNNNNNNNNNNNNNNNNNNNNNNNNNNNNNNNNNNNNNNNNNNNNNNNNNNNNNNNNNNNNNNNNNNNNNNNNNNNNNNNNNNNNNNNNNNNNNNNNNNNNNNNNNNNNNNNNNNNNNNNNNNNNNNNNNNNNNNNNNNNNNNNNNNNNNNNNNNNNNNNNNNNNNNNNNNNNNNNNNNNNNNNNNNNNNNNNNNNNNNNNNNNNNNATCACATGCAACGCAATGAAAGCATTAGAATTAGTCCAAAGGAAGGGAAAAAATATGCTTCACGAATGGTCCTACAACAACGAAACACAAAACAATAGATAATGATGAACCACCACAAACCAGTCCAAAGACAAGCAAAATCACCTACACCATCAATCCTAATCACCAACCGGAgtagaaaatcatccaaaatttcaGTTAAGTCACCGAAAAAATAAGGCTTAAATATTAAAACATGTCATAATCAGTGTTTAGCATTCAAAAATTGTGTAAGATATAGGGGGTTTGGGACAACAAAAGGGGACAATTAGGGCTGGGCAATGAGAGGTACGGAGGAATGGAAGTGAGAGTGGTAAAGAGAGGAGATTGAACAATACGACAAAGCAGGGGAAAATCAAATCGTGGAAGGAAGAATTCTAGGATGAAAATATGTTGGAGACTACCTGAAATCTCAGATCTGAAATTTTGACGGGCCATTTTCACTTTGCCTTCCAGTAAGACCCCTTTCTCTACTCCAACTGAGATGCCCATTCACTCTAATCCACTAAAGTAGAAGCCTACAATTTTAAAAAGTTTATCTTGCGATTgttaaattgaccaaaaatgcaagaaaaaggcAATTGACAAAACAGAGATGAAAATAACATATCTGCTTAAAAAACCTACACCATCGCTTTTTCTTGAAGTCTGCCATTGCATCGGAAGGGTCTTTAAAGTGTGTCCATGATTGTATAAATTCAGATCTGGATGCTAGAGAGGAAGAGGGGAACCATATGTCTACGGAAAACTGAAAATTGATagagagggaaagagagatagaaggaGAAAGGTGCAGGGGAGGTTGCGATTGAACTTTCGAAGGCTCTGATTGAGAACAATATATTTGGGAAAGTAGCCTTGCAAGTATAGAAGGCTTGGAATTCATGTGGTGCTGCGCTTAACAAGTGCTGTGCCTGGAatggttaaaaaattttcaatgcgCAGCTCTGGTAAAAATTGAAAGggagcaaaattttgaaattttcacaaaagAGCACCCATAATTTCTCACCAATAACATAAACTTTGGCCCACTAGAATCAGTATTTGGAGGGAAACTTTCCCGCACTCATTTTGGTGAGAATTTTAAGCGAGAAAAGTCTTTGCCCTCGCAGAGTATGTGATGGCGCCAATTTTTGGTGAGGCATTGTCCTTTTCCTTGCTATAAGCCTCTTAATAGTGTCAAGTTTTCTACTTCTTGCTAAAGTTGTTGTCACTAATACCCTTTTTTGTTGTAGtaaatggaggaaagccataaaaaattgatgttttattaaaaaatattttttttcattcgataaataaatttatttatgaaaaaatgggtactctgttcttataatagaggaaaactataaagagttgatattttattgaaaaacgggttcatttttattttattcggtaaataatattttttttagaaaaatgggtactatattcttataatggaagaatgtcataaagaactggttttttattgaaaaaagagtttatttttattttatccgataaataaatttatttatggcaAAATGGATACTCTTTTCTTATAAGGGAgtaaagccataaagagctgatatTTTATTGAGAAACGGgttcatttttatatttttgataaataatttttttattccataaataaatttatttatgacaAAATGGGTACAcggttcttataatagaggaaaggcataaagagttAGGATGTTATtgaaaaatgggtttatttttattttatccgataaataattttttttaggaaaatgggtactctatttTTATAATGAAGGAAAGTCATAaatagttcattttttttttattgaaaaacgggtttattACAATTTTATTCCAGCCAACTGCGACCCATTTTCCCACTAACCTAAAGTAGACGGACTAAATCATTGAGTTTGTTAACCACAGTCAACATTAACACAGAAGTAGCTGACTCAAATAACTGAATCCTTTATGGCTTATACCAAATCAATACTAGGAAGCTTATTTgaaataagaataaaatattttataaatgattaaaatttagtacattagttagtaagtactcgtaACATACttgtataatacatgattatatgtataatttaatattcttttgtacttatatattttaaaatattctgTGAAAAATATATTGACCTTTCACATaaccttagaaaataataaaattttatcgtattataaaataataattttatcttattatattcataagtgttaaactataaaaattgtgatataGAAACAATTGATATTCTACATGTAACTagaaagatttgttgttattattatccaaactttcaaacttttcaaaaattgaaaatgattacaAACTTACTTTTCTACAATTAGTATAATTTGTTAGTTAGCCAAAATTCTAACAAAAGGCAAGCAAATGCAACTTGTAATCAATCCATTCTGATGCATGTAAAAATAAGGTAGcattgtgcaaataaataaaaaaattcactttataTAGTTCGTTGTGACAACCAGGCTTATTCCCacatttgtttgaattttgattACAATGGATATAACCTATTCCCTCCAAAccccaaattttgaattataacATTCAACCAAAACATGCTCAAACTCTCAGGCTCGGTCATACAAGGACAACTAGTGTGAATATCCATACTACGCACGGTGCttacattattaaaataaattaaaagattataccattttaatttgaaaaaagttaaaaaaattataccaacataattaaaatttaagatttgACTAACAATAGTTCAAAATATGACAAAAACTGTAAATCATTCAAGAATTGTGTTTTTGCGAAAGATGAATcctaaaatgataataataatttatattagaaaatgaatgatatttggatagaaataaatgtaattgcatgttttatttgattttcaaatgaaatactTACCAATATTATGCATTCGGTTTGATAATCTTGTACAAAGGCGCGAATATTTTTTAcaccaatcaacttttagtatgaaaattaatattggtggtttaattaattctattGAATTTTGAAGAATTCGTACTACAAAAAAAGTTCAGCAAGACTTGTATTTTTTTGAAGTGAACTTGCTGAatctttttaaaatatttcattggGATCACTATGGTGTGGGATTCGCTTTgtgattagttattttttttctttgtaatcTTACAGGTTTGAAATTAAGATGCTGTTGAAATCAATAATGGAACCAATGGGGGCTAATGGAGGTCATAGCCCTCCTccccaagttttaaaaattttaaattatataaatatttgtgtaaaataAAACTGGTCCTccaaatttattataattttagtttatattatgagaatatataagtatatatatgTACGTGTATGCGTGAAATAACTACATTTGGGTGGGATCACCATAGtgtaaaattcattttgtgataagttattttctcttttgtaaTCTTGCAGGTTTGGAACTAAGACGCTATTGaaatgtgtttggatagagtgttatttaaaatattatttgaaataattatgatagcactttttgtgatatgatgtatgtgagataaaaaaatggattgaaaaatgtgtttataatataagcaaaatattatttgaaaaaatctgCTATCCAAACACTTCCAAACTAATAGGGGCTAATCGGGGCCATAGGTCCCttcttttcaaagttttaaaaattttaattcatattgtgtaaatatttgtgtaaaaaaaaattagcccttctaattttttataattttagtttatattatgaatatatatatgtatatatatgtatgcgtgtgtgtgtgtgtgtgaattaactacctttgaattaattttttattaaaatttttttattttttaatccctttataatttgtgaatgattgtgagagtaaaatatattatgacaataagatacgttgaattgtgaaaattgtaatttaaacaggctactaaattttggatatttgACTTTCGTAGTTGCGAATTTCTTAAATTAACGGTTAGTTATTACTATCAGTGATATGATAAGTGTCAGTAATAAATGTGagatgtgaattgaaatttgcAGATATCATTTTACAGGGGTGGTTATTATCTGTTAGTTAAAGTTTAGGAGTTTGAATTTTACGGGGTAGTGAAAAAAACGTGCGGGAAATGTGGGAAAAATATGAGCATAATTATAGGATTTGTAGGAGCGGTTACATGATTAGTTAAGGGATaaacattttttaattataaaaatgtaaaattctattaaaatagcATTCAAACTTTTGACAATTTTGGAAGCTCCCTATCCAAAACCCCCTCaacaatacatatagatatactAAATGATAGTTATGGTAGCGAAATAGTTTTTACCTAATATAACATGTTGTTGCACTTTTAGCGatcatttgatttattgttGGACCTATTCACCTAAATAGaataacacctaaaatcatGGAAGtaagggtttgtttggattgtgaattattagagatatttttactgtagcactttttgtgatgtgatgtatgtgagataaaaaggtaattggaaagataaaaaggtgtgttgaaaattgtaatgataatgtaagcaaatatattttggcaaataaatcacaatccaaacaaagtttcctatctaaaatagtaagttaagcctaataaattagtaacttttatacctcaaaaggtaaattggaataaatattagatttaatttttaaataagtagattactactttatatcccaaacttacttttaaaagagtaagtttagttcaaataatagtaagtttttatacataaatagtaattcttactaatAAATAGAAATGTATAAAAGTATTTATCGAAAAAAAGTATAAGAACGGAGTACCTATTTtccttaaataaatatttatttatctgACAACATtatattgaaatgcatttttcgaTAATAAAACCAGTTCTATATGGCTTTCCCCTATTATAAGTAAAGATTAAACCCATTTTCCGTAGAGGCCCATTCATATATTCAAACGTGTGTTTCAATTTAAAAGTttcaactctttatggctttcctctcTTACAACAACATAATACCCAAGGTGCCTTAAAGACACAATGTTTTATcagataaaatgaaaataatcccgctgttgaataaaagaccagctctttatgtcTTTTGGACCGTTACACGAACAGAGTAGCAAGGTGCCTTAAATAGAAATGTATttatcagaaaaaaaaagtatagtTAAACCCGTTGTCTTATAAACGACCAGCTCGTTATGGCTTTCGTCCATCATACGGTCAGGAGTACCCAATTTTCTTAAATTGGGTACTTCATTTATCGGAAAGCATACAAAATAAACACATCAGTGTTTATTAAAAGAACCCCACTTTTCAATGCTTTCGTCCGATTTCGCACTTCTTCCTTACTACTATGCATACTGTGTTTAGCTTACCCGCCAAGCTTCGCGCCTTTTTTCCCTGCCCTTACTTCAGCGTACGACCCCCTCACTTTGGAAGTTGCCTAATTTAGGCACTCCACATTTTACATTTGCAGTTGTAGTCCCCCAACACCCAACAGCCCTCCAGGTTGCAGGTAAAGAAGCCCTTTACAGGTGTCCATCACCCACACTTCTCCTATTATTTGTGGTCACAATCATACCGCAGCAACTTTCCACACCTCTTCTCTGATTCCTAAACATACTGCAGCAACATCCGAAGTAGAAGCAACCATACCAATTAtacatataaaaaaaagaagcaaacaTAAAAAGCATGAAATCACGCTCAAGTGCACGCGTTTTTGTTATATATTACGCGTTTATTTCTAAAAGGAAAAGGTTTTGACACACACCAATGAACAACGACTTCTTACCCAATAAAAGCAGTCGACAAATAAATGCTAAATAACGACGACTTCATACCCAACGACAACTACTGGATAATGACGACTTCACAGTTCATACCTAACAAAGGccgaaaaaaatacaaaaaaaaaggaatgactTTATTACAAAGAACAACGACTTCAGCCCCAAAGATTATATTGGACCATAGTTAATAAAATAACGTGACGGGTATAATAtgagatattatatatatatatgcatattatactgaatttttttgaaaaaacatgAGTAAAAGTTCGACATGTAAATATGTGTTCAAAAAAAATTACGCATATAAATTCTTACATGAATAGAATGAACATATTTGAATGTTACGGAACTtaaaaaaatggataaatttACTATAATTGTCGAAGACTATACAATATTTATAccaattttaaacttatttttatgTACGAGatgttaaatttattaaaattttatcactTTATCGCTTAGATATGTATATATCTATAGTTATTATGATATATGTCGCTgttattttatatattattCAAAAAGTATATTATTATCCTTACTcaaatgttaaaattttttgaaaaaattgaaatataattcGTGAAGTATAATAGATTAAAATTTTACTACTTGTTATATGCGGTAAATTGAAAAGTATAAGTATTCATCTTGATTTTCATGTTAAAATCAATTGGGGGAAGCAAGAAAGGAACAACGACTGAGCAGTCAAGTCCAGATTTAAGGCATTCAGCTACCCGTCTCCATCCATGGAGCCCAGTAACGCAAAAGAAAGTTTGATTTGTTGAATTCTACATGTCTATCTATATTCTAGCCACTCGATATTCTACGGACAGCTTAAATTCAAGCCCCACAAGTCGCAGAAAGGAAAGGACGACTTTCCTGAACATGATCTTGGTATTTCCAACAAGCTAGTTAACCCTCCCCTTTCCAGGAGAGAGAACAGCATACTTTTTCTTGTGATTGTTTTGGTAGGAAAACCAACTCCTGTGAAATTTATCCAAGGAATATGGCTGAGAGTGTTGTAGGCTTTCTAATTAAGCAGCTCTCCACCTTACTTTCCCAAGAGAGCACGCTTTTGGGTGGACTTCGACCAGATGTTCAGTTCATCAAAGATGAACTCGGCGACATGAATGCTTTCCTCAGACAAGCTGAAGCGAAGGAGGACAATGACTCTCAACTCCAACAATGGGTCAAGCAGGTTCGAGAAGTTGCTTATGATATAGAGGATGTTCTCGATGATTTTGCCTTCCGCTTTGCTCGTGGACACGCGGATGGATTCTTTGGCCGTGTTGAAAAGATCTACAGCTCAACAAAAAATCTGAAAGCCCGCCATCGGATTTCTTTGGAGATAAAAGATATCAAGGCCAGAGTTGTAGAGATTTCTGCAAGGCATCAGAGGTACCAGTCCTTGTATGGTACTCAAGAAATAGGCCCCCGCTCTTCGCACGTGGCAAACGCAGATTGTGATATTCGTGATCAAGCACTCCTGATTGAAGAGGCTAAGCTTGTTGGCATCGATCAGCCCAAAAAAGAGCTCATCTCCAAAATCCTTGATGACCATTCCCACTTGAAAGTAGTTTCAGTGGTGGGAATGGGGGGACTCGGTAAAACCACCCTGGCGAAAAAGGTCTACGATGATGCTGCAGTGAAGAAACAATTTCAGAGCCATGCTTGGATAActgtttctcaaaattttcaattcaaaGTCATCATCAAGAACTTGATTCAACAATTGTACGAGGAAATCAGACAGCCGGTCCCTCCGCAAGTGGATTCCATGGAAGGTATTAGGCTCAGCGAATTTGTCAGAGACTTCCTCAAAGAAAGAAGGTACATCCTTGTCCTTGATGATGTGTGGAGTCAAAATGCTTGGGAAACTATCAAATATGTATTTCCTGACTGCAATACTGCTAGTCGTGTTGTGTTGACAACACGAATTACCGATGTAGCTTCTGCATCCTGTTTGGCATCCCATGACTTTGTCCATGAGATGAAGCCCCTCTCTTATGAAGATTCTTGGACTCTTTTTTGCAATAGAACATTTCAAAGTAATGGCTGCCCTTCAAATCTAGAAAAAGTTTGtagaaaaatactaaaaaaatgtGAGGGCCTACCACTTGGAATTGTTGTAATGGGTGGTGTTTTGGCTTTGAAGGACAAGGACAGGATAGATGAATGGGAGATGATTTTTCGTGGCTTTGGCAGTGAGGTAGATGGTAGCGGTAAGCTTGATAGAATTAGAAAGATACTCTTACTTAGCTACAATGATTTGCCTCACCATCTCAAAAACTGCCTATTATATCTAAGTATCTATCCTGAAGATCATTCAATTGATGTCGAAATATTACTTTATAAATGGATAGCACTAGGATTTGTAGAAGAGGAAGATGGAATGACGGCCACTGACATTGCTATGAGATATCTAAAAGAACTCGTCAACAGAAGCTTAATCCAAGTTAAGGACACATGGTATGATGGCAAATTGAAGGAATGTGGTCTTCATGATATTTTGCGTGAAATCATTGTTTcaaaatctaaagagcagagCTTCATAGCCATAATCACTGGATATTGCACAAGATGGCCTGACAAAGTTCGACACCTGGCAATCCATAACTTCACTGGTAAACCTCCACAAGGCTTCAGCAGCTTAAAGTGTCTTCGGTCCGTGGAAACATTCGGGTATGAAGAACCTCTCACAACTTCATTTTTGTCCAAGTTTTTATGTGGTGGTCCCAAGTTCCTAAAGGTTTTAGATTTAGCGGGAGCTGAACTGGACAACATCCCAAAGGAAGTTTTCAAACTATTTCATCTCAAGTTTCTAGATCTAAGTGGCACCAGAGTTAAAGTCATTCCAAAATCTATCGAGCAGCTTCAAAACCTAGAAGTTTTAAATATGTTCGGAACCACTATAACGGAGTTGCCCGTGGAAATTCTAAAGCTAAGAAAACTCCGTACCCTTGCCGTAGGCGGAAAGGGTGATTATTCAGATAACTTTGCACTTTGGGGCTTTAAATCTCCAGATGGAATTGGAAAGCTTACTTCCTTGGAGAGCCTTTCATGTATAGAAGTAGACAGTGGTAAAATAGTACGGGAGATTGGGAAGCTCGTTCAGTTGCGGCAATTATCCATCACAAAGCTGAGAAGAGAA from Coffea eugenioides isolate CCC68of chromosome 8, Ceug_1.0, whole genome shotgun sequence encodes the following:
- the LOC113781274 gene encoding disease resistance protein RPM1-like — translated: MAESVVGFLIKQLSTLLSQESTLLGGLRPDVQFIKDELGDMNAFLRQAEAKEDNDSQLQQWVKQVREVAYDIEDVLDDFAFRFARGHADGFFGRVEKIYSSTKNLKARHRISLEIKDIKARVVEISARHQRYQSLYGTQEIGPRSSHVANADCDIRDQALLIEEAKLVGIDQPKKELISKILDDHSHLKVVSVVGMGGLGKTTLAKKVYDDAAVKKQFQSHAWITVSQNFQFKVIIKNLIQQLYEEIRQPVPPQVDSMEGIRLSEFVRDFLKERSHNHWILHKMA